The sequence CTATTGTCAAAAAATTAGTAGAGTTGTTGGGCGGACAGATAACGCTGGACAGCACGGTCGGCAAGGGGACTAACGCCACCTTTACCATTAAGGTCGGCATAGCGTCTGAAGACATGCATAACATTGCGCAAATAGGCGGTAACTCGCTAAATATGTATGGCAAGCGAGTGCTGGTGGTTGATGATCAGGCGACTTCACGCGAGATACTTTCGCTCTTGCTGAAAGCATGGGGCATGGAGGCAATCGAGGCCGAAAATGGAGCTGAAGCTCTGGCAAAAGTCGCAGAAGCATACAGGAGTGGGCAACCTTTTTATGCCTTGTTGCTTGATTGGAGCATGCCTGGCATGAGCGGTTTGGAGGTGGCGGTCGAACTGAGGGCGCAAGAAGAAAAAAGCCGGCAGACAACGCCATTGCCGATCTTAATGATTACGGCCTACACCAAGCAGATGCTGTTGCAATACCCTGAGGCCGTTTACTTTAACGGGGTGCTTGCCAAACCGGTAATACCTTCCTGCCTGTTCAATGCCTTGTTGCGCGGTGAAGTTCGCAGTATATCTGCTGTGGAAGAACCGAATACCCAACGATTCGACGGCATCCGCGTGCTTCTGGTGGAGGACAATGAACTCAATCAGGAAGTCGCCGCCAGTATTATCAGAAAACGCGGCGCAACCCTCACCATAGCCTGGCATGGCGGTGAAGCTGTTGCCCTGGTGCAGCAGCAAACTTTTGATCTGGTACTGATGGATCTGCATATGCCGGTTATGGGCGGTATCGAAGCCACTCGCCAGATTCGTGAACTTGCGCAAGGGAAAAATCTACCTATCGTCGCCATGACGGCAGCCGTTTTGACGGAAGACCGGGAACGCTGCATAGCTGTTGGTATGCTCGACTTTATACCCAAGCCGGTGGAGCCCGAAGACATTGTCAGAGTGCTCCGCGCTTACACGAAGCCGGGGGCGGAAATTCCACCCGCTGCGCTGCCCGTAATTCAGGAAAGCGAAGCGGTGTTTGATTGGGCGAAAGGCTTGAGTAGATTGGACGGCGACTATGCGCTACAACAGCGCTTGCTACTCAGTTTTATTGCTGGCTATAGCGACTTAATCCCACGCCTGGACGCGTTGCTGACCGAAAAGGCTGCCAACGAAGCCATTGAGCTGATCCATGCCGTAAAGGGGGTTGCCTCCAATCTGGGCGCAATGGCACTGAGCGACGCCAGCTTCAATTTGCTGGAGGAATTGCGGGCTTCGGCACCGCCGCCTTCTCACTCCACGTTCGATGCCATCCTGGTCGAGACGTTCGGACAGATGCAGCAATATATCGACGACTACGTGCAACCCGACCGGATTTTGGCGGCGACGACTATATCGGCTTCATTAGCGGATGCTTTGCGTTCTCTCGAACCGTTTATCATAGGTCAGGAAATAATCCCCGCCCCATTACTGGATGTCTTGCGACAACTCGCCACTGCTGACATGCCGTATTCCCTTCTTGTACGGGAGTTACAACAGCAAATTGATAACTTCGAACACCCAGAAGCATTGGCTACCTTGACGCTATTGAAAGCCAAACACCTGGAACAATGATGAGTGACGGCAACCGAATTCAAAACAAGAAGCCGCTTATCCTGCTGGTGGACGATTTGCCAACTAATTTGCATGTTATGGTATCTGCTCTCAAGTCGAATTTTCGTCTCAAGACGGCCACCAGCGGTGCGTCTGCTTTGGCGTTACTCAACCTTCAGACTGATTTACCGAAACTGGTTATTTTGGATGTCAAAATGCCTGGTATGAGCGGCATCGAGGTTCTGGGTCGCCTGCGTGACAACCCGTACACGCTTGCTATTCCGGTCATCCTGGTGAGCGCCGACCTCTCGGAACAAAACGAGCTGGCCGGACTGAACCTGGGCGCGGACGAATATCTGATTAAACCTATTTCCAAAGACACACTGATCATACGCGTACATAATCTGATTCGGCGTAGCGAAGAACGGAGCAAACTGCGCTTAGCAGCGTATGTTTTCAATTTCAGTGGTGAAGCCATCATGATCACCGATCGCAACAACCATATTCTCGACGTCAACGCCGCCTTCACAAAGTTGACCGGGTATGATAATGCCGATGTGCTAGGCCGTAACCCCAAGTTGCTATCTTCAGGACGCACCGCTCAGGAGGAATATCGAATATTGTGGGAGGCTATCCTGAAAGACGGTTTCTGGCAGGGTGAGATGTGGGATCGTCGCAAGGATGGCAGTGTTTATCCCAAGATGATGACGATTTCCGTGGTGCGTGACAGGGTTGGGGATATCGAATTTTATCTGGCAAATTTCGTCGACATTAGCCGCTACAAAGAATCAGAACAGCGCATTGAACACTTGGCTCACCATGATCCCCTAACTGGTTTGCCGAACAGGCTGCATTTGCAGATATTCCTGGAGCAATCCATGTTGATTGCCAGGCGCAACTCGGAGCAGCTGGCGGTGATGTTTCTTGATCTCGATCGTTTCAAGAACGTCAATGATACGCTCGGTCATTCGGTTGGAGATGAGTTGCTGATACAAGCGGCCGCTCGTCTCAAAGCGTGCGTACGGGACTACGATACTGTAGCGAGGCTGGGCGGGGACGAGTTCGTGGTCATCTTGCGCGGCCAAGACATAGCGGTGAATGCCGCCATCGTCGCCAAAAAAATTAACCTACACCTTAGCCAGCCCTTCCTGATCGACGCAAACACATTGCGCACCTCGACCAGTATCGGAATTGCGCTCTATCCCGACAATGCGGATCAGATTGATGATTTGATGAAAAACGCCGATACGGCGATGTATATCGCTAAATCGGAGGGGGGTAATGTATTTACTTTTTTTTCATCGGTAATGAACCTGCACGCCCATGAAAAGATGAGAATGGAAAACCAATTATATGATGCGATTGAAAAGCAAGAGTTACACCTGTATTACCAAATGCAGGTAGACCACTTACATCGGCCATTGGGTGCTGAGGCCTTAATTCGCTGGCTGCATCCTGAGCGAGGCCTAGTGCCCCCCATGCAGTTTATTCCTTTAGCGGAAGAGTCCGGGCTGATCCTGCCAATCGGGCGATGGGTACTGGATACCGCTTGCGCCCAACTCAAAGCATGGCAGGACGCGGCACACACGCGTGATCTGATTCTATCGGTGAACGTGAGTCCCAAGCAATTTCGGCAGGATGATTTTATTACTCAAGTCCAAGAGATCGTGCAGCGCCATGCCATCAACCCGGCACGGCTTAAGTTGGAAATTACCGAAAGCGTATTGTTAAAAAATGTCGAAGACCTTATCGTAACCATGAATGTATTGAAAGCACTTGGCGTCCAGTTCTCGCTGGACGACTTTGGTACCGGATATTCATGCTTGCAATACCTCAAACGTCTGCCACTTAATGAACTAAAAATCGACCAATCGTTCGTACGTGATATTACCAGCGACAGCAATGATAAGGCGATTGTACGCACTATCATTGCCATGGCGCAGAATCTGAATCTGGATGTTATCGCTGAAGGAGTCGAGACCGAAGAACAGCGGCGGCTTCTCATGGACAAAGGGTGCTCTCACTTCCAGGGTTATCTTTTTAGTAAACCAATTCCGATTGATGATTTCGAAGAATTGGTTAAAACTCTTAACGATTGCCCATAAGCGTTAGCTAATTTCACTAGTTGCGCTGGCGTCACTGTTCAAAGTCAGTGTCAGTATGGGTAATAAAGTAAATGGCTATTACTGAGTTGCAGGTTGGACTCTTGGTGTTTGAAAAACAAAACCATCAGATCTAACGGAACACCTGATTTATTAAGGTTTTGAGCTCTGTAAATCTAACCAAGGTATTACTGAACCTGCAACTTGTTCATAGCCATTATAAAGTAAGCGGTTGTGCGATCCGGGGGCAGTTTTGCAGAGCAGAAACCAGCAATACAATTGGGTTTTCGCGAAAATTTGAATTTGTTTGG comes from Methylicorpusculum oleiharenae and encodes:
- a CDS encoding GGDEF/EAL domain-containing response regulator, translating into MSDGNRIQNKKPLILLVDDLPTNLHVMVSALKSNFRLKTATSGASALALLNLQTDLPKLVILDVKMPGMSGIEVLGRLRDNPYTLAIPVILVSADLSEQNELAGLNLGADEYLIKPISKDTLIIRVHNLIRRSEERSKLRLAAYVFNFSGEAIMITDRNNHILDVNAAFTKLTGYDNADVLGRNPKLLSSGRTAQEEYRILWEAILKDGFWQGEMWDRRKDGSVYPKMMTISVVRDRVGDIEFYLANFVDISRYKESEQRIEHLAHHDPLTGLPNRLHLQIFLEQSMLIARRNSEQLAVMFLDLDRFKNVNDTLGHSVGDELLIQAAARLKACVRDYDTVARLGGDEFVVILRGQDIAVNAAIVAKKINLHLSQPFLIDANTLRTSTSIGIALYPDNADQIDDLMKNADTAMYIAKSEGGNVFTFFSSVMNLHAHEKMRMENQLYDAIEKQELHLYYQMQVDHLHRPLGAEALIRWLHPERGLVPPMQFIPLAEESGLILPIGRWVLDTACAQLKAWQDAAHTRDLILSVNVSPKQFRQDDFITQVQEIVQRHAINPARLKLEITESVLLKNVEDLIVTMNVLKALGVQFSLDDFGTGYSCLQYLKRLPLNELKIDQSFVRDITSDSNDKAIVRTIIAMAQNLNLDVIAEGVETEEQRRLLMDKGCSHFQGYLFSKPIPIDDFEELVKTLNDCP